The DNA sequence GAAGAGTACGACGCGCGCCTGGAGTCGGCAGAGGACAACGCTGCCACTGCCCGCTTGCGTGCCGACCAGGTGTGCTACCGCATCGACCTGGTCGAGCAGACGGCCAACGAAGCGCTGCGCAGGGCGACGCAGGCCCAGGAGCAGGTCCAGCAACTGCTGCAACAGGCCAGACGCAAGTAGCCGCCATGGCGCTACGATGGTTGAACCCCGGCCTGCTGCTGGCCTGTGTACTGGCATTGGCGGCCGGGGGGATGGCCTATGCGGTCCAACGGCCTGCGTGGGCCGCTGTGGCCTGGGCGGCGGGTGGCACCATCATGGCCTTGGTGCTGGCGGTGGAAATGGCCAGGCGCCTGGCGAAGGGCCAAGCCGGCATCGACCTGATTGCGTTACTGTCAATCGCCGCCGCTTTGGCGTTGGAGCAAATGCTGGTGGCTGCCGTGCTCGCACTGATGCTGGCCACTGGTCGTGCGCTGGAATCGTTCAGCCTGCAGCATGCAGAGCGTGAGTTGCGCGCACTGATCGATCGCGCGCCCCAGCATGCCTGGGTTCAGGAACAGGACGGCCTGCGTGAAGTTGCGGTGGATCAGGTGCAACCTGCGCAGACCGTGCTGGTGCGCCTGGGCGAAATAGTACCGGTGGATGGCCGGCTACAGAGCGCTCACGCAACGCTGGACGAGGCCGCATTGACCGGCGAATCGTTACCGGTAACGCGCCATGCCGGCGAGCGGGTTGCCAGTGGAGTGGTCAATGTCGGCGCGCCGCTATTGCTGCTGGCAACACATACCGCGGCGCACAGCACCTATGCCGGCATCGTGCGCCTGGCCGAGGCGGCACGCCAGTCGCGGGCACCGTTCGTGCGCCTGGCCGACCGTTACGCGTTGGCGTTCATTCCGCTGACGGTGCTGCTCGCGGCGTTCGCCTGGTGGGCCAGTGGCGACGTCCAGAGGGTGCTGGCCGTGCTGGTGGTCGCCACCCCGTGCCCGCTGATCCTGGCTGTACCGATTGCCATTCTGTCGGGCATCTCGCGCGCGGCTCGGCGCAATATCCTCGTCCGTGACGGTGAGGTACTGGAAGCGCTTGCCGGGGTCCGCCAGGTGTTTCTCGACAAGACTGGCACTTTGACCAGCGGCCAAGCCCGCTTGCAGTCGATTGAGCTCAAGGGGGAGGGTATGCCGCTGCAGGTACTGCAATGGGCAGCTTCGTTGGCCCAGGCATCCACCCATCCGATTGCCCAGGCTGTCGTTCACGCTGCCCGCGCGCGCGACCTAGCGCTGACGGCGCCGGAACAGGTAGAGGAAAGCCCAGGCCAGGGGCTTGCCGGCCAGGTGCAGGGCAGGGCCGTGCGCCTGGGTACCCTGGCCTACGTGCAGGGCGCGGAAGACCATGATCGCTGGGTGCAGGCGCGCTTGCGGCAACTGGATTATCTGGCCAGCAGTGGCAGTTTCGTGGCGATAGATGGCGAGTTGAAAGCGATGTTGCGGCTGGCCGACGATGTACGCCAGGAGACCCCTCAGACCCTGCGCCTGCTGCGGTCGCGGGGGATCGACAAGATCGTCATGTTGACGGGCGATCGGGCGCAAACGGCCGAAACGATTGCCTTGAGGGCGGGTATTGATGAACTGCGTTCCGGCCTTTCGCCCGAAGACAAGACGCGTCTAGTGCGGGAAGGTTGCCGCGAACGGCCGACACTGATGGTTGGCGATGGCATCAATGATGCACCGGCGCTTGCTGCGGCCGATGTCGGTGTAGCCATGGGCGCCGCGGGGGTGACCGCCTCGGCGCAGGCGGCCGGCGTGGTCCTGCTGGTCGACCGGCTGGGCCGCCTGGTCGAGGCACTGGACATTGCCCGCAATGCCGTGCATATCGCCCGGCAGGGGGTGTGGGTTGGCATGAGCTTGTCAATGCTGGCGATGCTCATTGCCGCAGCAGGCTACCTGCCAGCGGTGATGGGTGCCGTGCTGCAGGAAGGCATCGACCTGCTGATCATCCTCAATGCATTGCGCGCGCTCGGGCCCTGGGGCGGAGATGGCCGCAACGGGCTTGCCAGTGGTGACCTGGACCGCCTGCAGGACGAGCATCGGCAGCTGCAGAGCCTTTTGACAGACCTGAGCCAGATGGCTCGGGATTTTTCCAGCCGCCCTGTGCTTCAGGCGCGCACCGACCTGGCTGCGCTCATTGCCGCATTACATGACGTGCTGGAGCGGCATGAGCGGGATGACGAGCGTCGGTTATACCCACTGCTGAGCCGGTACATAGGCGGTGAGGATCCGCTTGCGGCGATGAGCCACACGCACCGGGAAATTTTCCGGTTGATCCATTTGTTGGCGCGCATGAGCGGGGATTTCGCACAGGCAGCAGCCACGCCAAGTGCCGAGGAGATCCAGCATCAGCTTATTCGCCTGGACACGTTGGTGAAGCTGCATTTTGAACAGGAGGACGCCTTGTACCGGCATCTGGACCGGCGCTGAAGCGCGTGATGACCCGGTGCGATTGATAAAAATCAAGCGCCAGGCGAAGGGGAAGGGGATGCTGGCAGCATCAGAGTGGTCCATCCCCTGGCCTGTACGGGAGTCGAAATCATGCCGCATAGCAAAATCCTCTTCCGATCGGCTGCGCGGGAAAAAATCCTCAGTGGCGCCACCCAGCTCGCCGATGCCGTGCGCGTCACCCTGGGTCCCAAGTCGAAATCGGTACTGATGCAAAACAGCTGGGGACGGCCGACGGTGTGCAATGACGGAGTGTCCATCGCCAAGCGGGTCGACCTGCAGGACCCCGAGGAAAACCTGGGGGCGCAGATGCTGCGCCAAGCGGCCGAGCGCACCGGAGAGGCGGTTGGCGATGGCACCAGCACCGCGACGGTACTTGCCCATGCAATCCTGGCCGATGGCGTGCGTAATGTGGTGGCCGGCGCCAGTGCCATCGACCTCAAGCGTGGCCTGGACAAAGGCCTTGCGCTGGTAATGGCGGCATTGCTGGCGCAGTCACGCGCGGTCAGTACGCTCAAGGAAAAGGCCCAGGTGGCCACGTTGTCGGCGCACAACGATCCCTTGATCGGGCAGCTGGTCGCCGATGCGCTGGAGAAGGTCGGGGTGGAAGGTGTAGTGAGCGTGGAGGAATCCAAGACCACCGAGACAGTGGTCGACATCATGGATGGCATGCGCTTCGACAGAGGTTATGTTTCGCCGTACTTTGTCACCGATACCGAGAAGATGCAGGTCGAGCTGACCGATGCCTGCGTGCTGCTGTGCGACCACAAGATTGGCGCATTGGCCGACCTGCTGCCACTGCTCGAGCAAGTGGCGAAGAGCGGCCAGCCGTTGGTGGTGATTGCCGAGGATATCGACGGCGAGGCGCTGACCACGTTGGTGGTCAACCAGATTCGCGGCGTGTTGCGCGCGGTAGCCGTAAAAGCACCAGGCTTTGGTGAACGGCGCAAGGAAATGCTCCAGGACATTGCCGTGCTCACTGGCGCCACCGTGGTATCGGCAGAGCTGGGCGTCAATCTCGAACATCTGCAACTGTCCCAGCTGGGTCAGGTTCACCGCGCTGTGGTGTTGAAGGACAGCACCGCGCTGATCGGCGGCAAGGGCACCCAGCAAGCGGTTGCTGCCCGCGTTTCGCAGATCCGTGCACAGATCGACGCGAGCAGCAGTGATTACGACCGGGAAAAACTGCAGGAACGCCTGGCCAGGCTTGCCGGCGGGGTTGCGGTGATTCGCGTTGGCGCGCCCTCCGAAGCCGAGATGAAGGCGCGCAAGGACGCCTTGGACGATGCCTTGTCTGCCACCCGTGCGGCGATCGCCGAAGGCATCGTGCCAGGCGCTGGCCTTGCCTTGCTCAAGGCGGTGCCAGCATTGCTTGCCGAAGAGGCGGGCAGCGAAGGCGATACGCGTACAGGCTTGCAGATTCTGCGGCGTGCGTTGGAAGCGCCGGCGCGGATGATCGCCGAGAATTCCGCCGTGGATGCCGGCGTGGTGGTGGCTCGGATGCTGGCCGAAACGGGTAGCATCGGTTTCGATGCCGCAGCCAACGCTTATGTCGACCTGTACGAGGCGGGCATCATCGACCCCACCAAGGTAGTGCGCATCGCCCTGGAAAATGCGGTCTCGGTCGCCAGCATCCTGCTGCTGACCGAAGCCACCATGACCGATATCCCTGAAAAGAACACCCCTTCCATGCAACCCCCGCTGCCTGAGTGACAGGCCAACCGACCGTTGGAGGCAATCATGAGCCACTATCAACGCCTGCTGCTGGTAATGCGCCCGCTGCTGCGCCAGTCTGGTGCCCTGGAGCAGGCGGCTGCGCTGGCCAGGTCAAGTTCTGCCAGCCTGCACATTGTCGCCCTGCTGGAGTCACTGGACAAACTCAGGCTGCTGGAAACGGGTGATCATCAAGCTGCCAGGCAGGCCTATCTGGCAACCCAACACCAACAACTGGAAAACCAGGTGAGTGCCTTGCGCGCCTCGGGCGTGCAGGTCACGACCGAGGTTGCCTGGAGCAGCGACGTGCAGGACGACATATTGGCGCATGTGCAGGAGATGCAGCCCGACCTGCTGCTCAAGCAGGTCGAGCATGAGCCGGTGCTCAAGCGCGCGTTCTTCACCCCGCTGGACTGGCAGTTGCTGCGCCACTGCCCGACCCCGGTCTACCTGCTGGGCGCCGCCAGGCCGGCACTGCCGCGCCAGGTCGTGGCCGCGGTGGATGTGGCCGATACCTCGGACGAAGGGCTGGCGCGCAACGACGGTATCGTCCGGCAAGCCAGTGCCCTGGCCTTGCAGACCGGGGCGCAACTGGATCTGCTGCATGCCTGTGACCTGTCGATGGCCTACATGGGTGACATGGGTTATTCCGCCTGGGCCATCGGCGATATCGCCGGCCCCTTGCGGCAGGCACTCGAGGACGATTTCAGGGCGCTGGCCGAGCGTTTCGGAGCACCGCCCGAACGCCGCCACTTCGTACTGGGTCGGCCGGTCGCGGTGCTGGGCGAATACGCCGAGTCACAAGCCGTGGACGTCATTGTCATGGGACGGCCGCTGGCCCGTGGGCTGGACCGCCTGTTCGGCAGCACCACCGAGCATGTGCTGTACCAGGTACCCTGCAACATCCTGGTGGTGTAGCGGCATGCGCCTGTTCATGCCGCTGGCCCGAGACCGTGGGCCAGGTGCGTGGCGATCAGGGCGCTGGTGTCGACGATAACCAGTGCCTGCCGACAATGCGCTGGCAGGCGAAAGGGCTCGATGCTGTCGCTGACCAGGATCCGCTCGAACATGCTGCTGTCGAACAACTGGGCTGCGGCGGTGAACAGGCCGTGGGTAGCGGCGGCCAGCAGACGGGTCGCGCCAGCCTGCCGGCAGGCCTGCGCAGCGTGCAGAAGGGTCTGGCCGGTGCTGATCATGTCATCGAAAATGACCACGGTGCTTGCGGTCACATCGCCTACCAGGTAGTCCCCGCTAAGGGCCTCGTGCTGGCGGTGCTTTTCCATCAGGGCGGTGCTGACCGGGCGGCCGAGCAATTGTGCCAGCGCCTGGCGAAAGTGCTCGGCGCGCTTGACGCCGCCGATGTCCGGCGACACTACCGTGACCGGCTGTTCTGCCAGCAGCGGGGCAATGCGCTGGGCAAACAATTGCACGCATGACAGGTTCCAGGCTGGGATGCGGTAGGCATTGTCGAACGCGCTGGGGTTATGCACGTCCAGCGCCAGCACCCGGTCGATGCCGCAGCTTTCCATCAGGCGGGCCACATGGCGGGTGATGGTGGAATCCTGGAATTCTACCTTGCGGTCCTTGCGGCCATAACACAGATAAGGCGTCAGCGCTGTCACCTGAATGGCACCGGCATCCTTGATTGCCGCGCAGAAAAACAGCAGCCGGCACAGCTTGTCGTGGGCGCTGTGGCGCGTATCACCATAGAGCGAATGAACCACGATGACGCTTCGGCCTGCGACCGCTTCGCTCGGCCAGCATTTGTGTTCACCGTCCTCGTAGTCCCGTTCTTCATGTGCCGACAACCTGCAGCCCAGACGCTGCGCCACGGCACTGCCGTAGCCCTCGCTACCTTGCAAGGCAAACAGTAAAGGCGGTATGTGGTTCATGTACTGTGCTCCGTCGTTCATGGCCGGCACCCCGAAAGCGTGGGTACCCCTTGATTTGACCATTATCAAGTCCTGTGTCGCCGGCCGGCAGACACTGGGCAGGTCAACGCATGCCAAGGGCTGCGATCCTCACAACCTGCAAAGTGAGCACGCCGATGGACAAGTATCAGAAAAGCCGCAAGGACAAATTGTTCAAGTCCCACCCTTTCGATCCTTATGCCACACCGCTTCGCCCGGGCGGTAGCGCGCGTTGCCCGCAATGTGGTGCCGCCTACCACGAGGGTGAATGGCACCTGCATGGGCCTGTTGGCCCCGGCCCGGTGGACGCGACGGTCTGCCCGGCCTGCCGCCGTATCGAGGACCGTGCCGCGGCCGGACAAGTGCGCATATCCGGGCGTTTCCTGGCAACCCATGAGCAAGAGATCCGCCAGCTGATACACCATGCGGAACAGCAAGAACGGCAGACGCATGTGCTTGAACGGCTGATCGCGGTCGATTGCAAGGATGACGAACTGCTGGCGACTACCACGGGTACGCACCTGGCCAACCGCATCGGCCATGACCTGGAAGCCGCCTATGACGGCACCTGCAGTTACCGTTACAGTGACAGCGAGGTGTATCTGAGCGTCGACTGGCATCGCGATTGAAACCTGCCGCCTGGTTGCCTGCGCAAGGATGCCGTGCACACCAGGCGGTGAATCAACCATGGATCGCCAGTAGGCTGGAGTGCACCTTGTACAGGCTTTGCTCGGTGGTGCTGCCGATGACCTTGGTCATGCCCTCATGGTAAACCGTCCCCATGACCACCACATCGAAGGCATGCTGGTTGGCGTATTCGCTGACAACATTGCGCGCGGGGCCTCGCACCAGATGCAGGTGATCCGGCTTGATACCGTAGTGGCTGGCGAACTTCGCCAGGCGTTCGCGCGCCCGACCGGTCATTTCCTCGACGCGGTCCTCGGTCCACGCCACTGGCGCGGCGGCATAGGCCAGGAAGCTGGGGCCAGGCTCATACGCCTGCAGCACATGCAATTGCGCCTTGCAGCGCTGCGCCAACACCTGTGCATGTTGCAGGATGCGCTCGTTGATCTTGGCCACCGCGTGGTCGTCCTCGACCAGATCCACTGCCGCCAGCACCCGGGCTGGCAGTGTGGTGTCTGCCTGGGCCACCAGGTGCAGCGGGATCGGGCAGCGGCGCAACAGTTGCCAGTCCAGGGGTGTAAGCAGGGCGCGGCTGACGAGGGTTTCGTGGCGGACATCCTTGATCAGCATCTCGACCCGATGCAGCTGGGCCAGCCGGATCAGATCCTTGAGCGGGTCTTCGTCATCCAGGGTTTCGGCATAGGCAGTCGTGCCTAGCTCGCCAAGCGCCTTGACCTGGTCGTTCAGCCAGGCCTTGCGGTGCTCGGCATCCTGCCTGCGGACATTGCCGCGCAACACGTGGTCCAGGGTGGCCAGGCGGGATGGCAGTTGGCTCAGCACCACCAGGTGCAAGGTAGCGCCTGTCGCCTTGGCCAACGCTTGGGCACGCGCCAAGGCAGGCGAGGGGTGCAGGTCTGGGTGGCAGATCAGTAACAGTTGCGACAGAGCGTTCATGAGGGCCTCCACAGCGATGGCCGCCACGATGACGGCACAGCGGTTCAAGGGTAGGGTGGCGCGATGGCGCTCGGGTGCCTTGATATTTATCAAGAATGGCCCAGCACCCGCGCCGACAATGGCAAGGGCGCACAACCTTGTTTCCGCGCCGGGAGGTGGCCGATGAACCGGTATCGCCGGATTCTGCTGATCATGACCGAAGTCCAGGCCAACGCCGCACTGTATCGCGCCATGGCCTTGGCGACGACCTCAGGCGCGTCCTTGCATGTGCTGGGCATCCATGAACCCAATGAGCTGCAGCTGCGTCACGCGTTGCAGGAATCGCCGCTGCCTTCGGCCGCTTTCGTGCACTTCAGTACCGGCTTGCAGGCATTGCTTGACGAGCAGCCAGCGCTGGGGCTGCAGCTGAGTTTCGAGGCCGTCGAAAGCCTCAGCCCGCGCGACCTGTTGCCTGCCTGCATCGCCCGCTATGCACCTGACCTGGTGATCAAGGCTTGCCCCGGCTGCTCGTTGCTCGACCAGATCGCCCGCAACTCGCTGGACCAGGTGCTGCTGCACGCGAGCGCGGCGCCGCTGCTGTTCGTCCCGGCGAACGCCCCGGCCGTGCCTGGCAACGTCCTGGTAGCGGTAGATGTTGCCAACCCTTCGCCGGAAAATGATGCACTCAACCATGCGCTGCTGGCGGCAGGCCAACAACTGGTGGCGCAGTGCAGGGGGCAGTTGCACCTGCTCTCTGCTTACGACCTGCCGATCGCCATGCTGGCCAATCCCGACCTCGCCGGCCCCTGGGCCGACGAGGTGCGCGACGCCCGCCAGCAGCCCTTCGACGCGTTGGCCGATGCCCATGGCATCGTGCACGCTCATCGGCATTTCAGCGAAGGCGCGCCGTTGCGCGTGATCAAGGCTCAAATTGTCGCTTTGAACATCGATGTGGTGGTGGTTGGCGTGGTGCAAGCCAAGCGTTGGGCGAAACTGATCGGTGATACCACCGAACGGCTGGTCAGCCAGGCACCCTGCAGCATCCTTACGGTCAGGCCCACGGCTGCCCGCTGAGTCAGGCGGTATCGCCTGCTCGACCGTGGCGCAGCACTTCCACGCAGAATTGCGCCTCGTAGGGCGGCACATGGCATTCGACGATATCCTGCGCCGCTAGCTGCAGGTGAATGCCGACGATATCGGCATGCACCGGCTGGCGGCAGACGTGCCGGTCGACAAGCACTGCGCTGAGTACCTGACGCGCGCCCAGTTCGGCCAGGTAGGCGCAGGTGCGCAGCAGCGAGTACCCTTCATAGAGCACGTCATCGACAACCAGCAGGGTGGTACCGGCAAGGTCGAGGTTGCCGAGTTCCGGGTTGCCAGTGAGCTGCGTATGGGCGTGCAGGATGCTGAGGTCATCGGCATAGCGCTTGACCTTGACCGGATAGAGCGGCAACGGCGCTGCACCGGTCAGTTGCTGCAGGTGCAATTGCAGGCGCTGTGCCAAAGGCTCGCCGCGCCGTTGGATGCCCACCAGCGCCAGCCGGGACGCAGGCAAGCAGGCCAACGCCTGGTGGGCCATCGCGCGCAGCACTGTGTCCAGTTCTTCCTCGTCATACAGGCGAACTCTTGTAGGAGGCGTGCTGTTCATGGTCTGTGCCTTCACCGGACATGGGTCAGTGCACCTTACCCAGGCAGCGCAGGGCGGGCTTGATAAAAGTTAACTACTGGCCATTCCAGCCAGGGCGAAGTGCTCCGCCGGCAGTTGGCAGGTGTTGATCACCGGCAATATTGACCTAGGATAACTTCTGCCGTTTTTTCCATCGTCGCGCCGCAGATGCAGTGATAGCGTTCTTGCATAGGCTTTTGCTTTCGGGGCGTGGCCATGTATCAGAACCTGGCTGTTCTGGCCGCCTTGCTGGTGCTCTACGCCAGCCTGGCCGGCGCGCTTGAATCCAGACCCATCAACGGGCCTCTGCTGTTTTTGCTGGCGGGTCTGGCGGTCGGCCCCTCCGGGCTTGGGCTGCTGAACCTTGCGCTGGACCGCAACGATCTGCGCCTGCTGGCCGAACTCACCCTTGCCATCGTGCTGTTCAGTGATGCCGCCAAGGCCGACCTGGCGCAGCTGCGCCACTACCGCAGCCTGCCGCTGCGCTTGCTGACCATAGGCCTGCCGCTGACGCTGATCGCGGGATGGTTTGCCGCGTGGCTGATCTTTCCGCAAATGCCCTGGCTGGAAATGGCGCTGCTGGCAACGATACTGGCGCCAACCGATGCCGCCCTCGGCAAGGCCGTGGTCAGCAACCCGGAGGTTCCAGCCAATGTGCGCGAAAGCCTGAATGTCGAAAGCGGTTTGAATGACGGCATCTGTGTGCCGGTGCTGCTCTTGCTGCTGGCCCTGGTGACGGAAGCGCACTCGACGGTACCTTTTGCCCTGGCCGGTTACCTGTTCCTGGAGGAGTTGGGCGTCGGTGTCCTGACGGGCGTGGCGCTGGCCTTGCTGGTGGGCGGGCTGTTGCGCCTGTCGCAACGCCATTGCCTGCAGATCGAGGCGTGGCAACAGCTGGTGATGCCGGCGCTGGCCTTGCTGAGTTTCGCCTGCGCCCAGGCATTGGGCGGCAGTGGCTTCATCGCCGCATTCTGTGCCGGGCTGCTGACAGGTTGCCGGTTCAAGCAGGAAACCCAGCCGCTGCTCGCCACCGGCGAGTCTTGTGCTGAAGCGTTGTCACTGCTGACCTGGGTGGTGTTCGGTGCCTACGTGGCGCCCAAGGCATCGCAGATTCTGTCGCCCTCGGTATGGTTCTACGCCCTGTCAAGCCTGTCGCTGGTGCGCATGCTACCTGTCTGGATCAGCTTGAGCGGTAGCGCGCTCACCGCCGAGAGCCGTTTGTTCATCGGCTGGTTCGGGCCCCGCGGCCTTGCTTCCATCGTCTTTGCCGTGCTGGTGCTGGATGCGCAATTGCAAGAAGGCGCTACCATCATCGCTACTACCATCGCTTGCGTCATGCTCAGCGTGGTACTGCATGGGATGAGTGCGTTGCCAGGGGCTCGCCGGCTCGGGCGCAGCGCTGAATGATGGCGTGGTGCGCGATCGCCGGTTCTATCGATACGCTTGGCTGAAGGTGAGCAGCATGGATGATCCAGCAAAGAAAATGAGCCTGGTCGGGCTCACCACTCTGGTAACGGTGAACATGATGGGGTCGGGCATCATCATGCTGCCGGCAAGCATGGCCCAGATCGGAGCGGTGTCGCTGCTGTCCTGGCTGATCACCGCTGTGGGTTCGATGGCCATCGCCTACTGTTTTGCCCAATGCGGCATCTACTGTACGCGTTCTGGCGGGATGTCCGCCTACAGCGAGCAAGCGCACGGCAAGTCGGCCTTTTTCCTGTGTTCGTATCTGTATTTTCTTTCGTTGATGATCGGCAACGTGGCGATCGGCATCTCTGCGGTGGGCTACCTCACGCCGTTCTTCCCGTGGCTAGGCAGCGGTGCTGCGCCGCTGCTGGCGGGGGCGGTCATGCTGATCTGGTTCACTACCCTGGCCAACCTGGGCGGCGCCAAGATCACCGGTCGGCTCGGGGCGATCAGCGTGTGGGGGGTGATCGTGCCGGTTGCCGGGCTGAGCCTGATCGGCTGGCACTGGTTCAGCCCGGCCATCTTCGAGGAGGCATGGAACCCAGGGCAGATGCCAGTTGCCCAGGCCATTACCAGCAGCATCCCGCTGACGCTGTGGGCCTTTCTCGGCATGGAGTCGGCCGCGCAGAACTCCGATGCGGTGGAAAACCCCAAGCGCAATGTGCCCCTGGCTTGCCTGTTCGGCACCCTTGGCGCAGCCGTGGTGTACATCTTGTCGACCAGTGTCATTCAAGGGATCGTGCCCAACCCCGAGCTGGCCAATGCCAGCGCGCCCTTCGCCATGGTCTACGCGCGCATGTTCAACGACACTGTCGGCAGCGTGATCATGGGGCTGGCGGTGATCGCCTGCGTGGGGTCATTGCTTGGCTGGCAATTCACCCTGGCCGAAACCGCCAAGGTTACCGCCGGTGAGGGGCTGTTTCCCCGGCTCTTCACCCGCGTCACAGCGCGCGGCGTGCCGTTGGCGGGCTTGTTGACCTGTGCCGTGCTGCAAAGCCTGATCGCACTGTCGACGCTTTCGCCGAATGCTACTGCCCAGTTCAGCAAGCTGGTCAACCTGGCGGCAGTGACCAACATCATCCCCTACATCACCTCGCTCACCGGATTGCTGGTGATCATGTACAAGGCTCAGGTGCCGCTGAACATTTTTCGCCGTAACGCCATCATCATGGTGGTCGCCGTGTGCTACTGCTTCTACGCCCTGTATGCCTCGGGCCTGGAGGCAGTGTTTGGCGCCGCGCTGATCATGGCGCTGGGCTACCTGCTGTTCGGCTTCATTGCCAAGCGTTTCGTCAAGGTGCTGGACACGGTCGGGGGTGCGTCGTGAAAAATCGTGCGAAAGTCGCCGGTTTGTGCCTGGCAAGCCTGTTGTTGTACGGGGCAGCGGCCAGCGAGGTGGCAACTGCCGATGTCCTGGGCCGGTTACGGCACAGCCAGGTGCTGACCCTGGGGTTCATGGACGGCCTTGCGCCGTTCTCGTCAGGTAGTGAGCAATCCCCGCAGGGATACGCCGTGGAACTGTGCATGGCGGTGGTCGAGCGGATCCGTCAGGCGCCTGGGCTTGCTGGCCTGCAGGTGCGCTGGCGCGCTTTGGCAGAGGCACAGGTGGTTCCAGCCTTGACTGATGGGCAGGTCGACCTGGTGTGTACGCCGATGGTGGAAACCGTTGGCCGACGTGCCGTGGCGGATTTTTCCATCCCGGTCTTTACCTCAGGCCTGGCTGTGCTGGTCAGGCGTGACGCACCGGCTACCTTGCTGGGGCCACTCAGTGGCAAGGCGCAGGACAGCGGCCCACGCTGGCGTGCAACCATCAACGCAGGGCTGAGCAAACACAGCTTTGCCGTATTGCGTGGCACATTGAGCAGCCGCTGGGCCCATGAACGGATACGCCAGCTTGGCTTGCAATCCACCCTTGAGGAGGTGTCGACCTACGAGGAAGGCGTGCAGCGGGTGGCCGAGCGCAAGGTCGACGCATTGCTGGGGGACCGGGTCGTTCTGCTGGCCTATCAGGCGCGCCAAGCCGAGCGTGAGCAGTTGTGGGTTCCGGAGCGGATGTTTGTCATGAGCCGGGTGGCGCTACCCATGGCACGCGGGGATGACGATTTCCGCCTATTGGTCGACAGCGCCTTGAGCAAGGCGCTGGCGGGGGCGCGGGGTGAGGAACTGTTCGTGCGCTACCTGGGCCCGTTGTCGGCCCAGGACCGCCTGTTGCAAAGCCTGTATCCTCTGCCGGATTAATTGGCCGGTACCGTGATGACCGGGACTTCCGGGGCCACGCCCGTTTCAGCCAGGGAAAGCAGCACCAGGATGAACAGGAATTCGGACTTGGACTTCATGTCGCGGTCGTCAATCCAGAACCAGTAGTCGCGATAGTGCACGGCGGCATAGGCATCGCCTGGCTGGTGCGCGCTGGAATGGATGCGCACCAGCGGGGCGTCCCACTCGCTGGTAACCGGCAGGGTGGGTGCGGGGTTGGCCCGCCCTTCTTGCACATGGATGGCGGGCGCCTCGATCGTGGCGGCGATTTCCGCAAAGATTTCCGACATCGACCGGGTCAGCAGCGCCACTTCGGTATCGCTCCTCTGCACGGAGCCGAAGGTCAGATGCAGGACTTCCTTGTCGGGCTGCAGGCGCAGGTACTCACGCACCAGTCGACGGTCGTCCTCGAGCTGTGCTGACGTGGTGTCGGCGATCAGGAACAATTCACTGTCATCGCCGCTGCGCTGGCTGATACGCATGCCGAGTTTTTCCGAGCGCTGGATGCGACGAAGCGCATCCAGCACGGCGTAGAAGCGGGGGTCTGCTGCACGCAATCGGGACGGCGAATTCGAACGGTTGTAGAGGCCGTTCGCGGCGCGTGTGGTCAGATGCAGTACGCGGTCCACCGGATAGCCCGCCTGGATCAGGGAAAATACCGCTGCTGGCGACAGCGGGGTAAGCAGATAGCGGGA is a window from the Pseudomonas anuradhapurensis genome containing:
- a CDS encoding heavy metal translocating P-type ATPase, translating into MALRWLNPGLLLACVLALAAGGMAYAVQRPAWAAVAWAAGGTIMALVLAVEMARRLAKGQAGIDLIALLSIAAALALEQMLVAAVLALMLATGRALESFSLQHAERELRALIDRAPQHAWVQEQDGLREVAVDQVQPAQTVLVRLGEIVPVDGRLQSAHATLDEAALTGESLPVTRHAGERVASGVVNVGAPLLLLATHTAAHSTYAGIVRLAEAARQSRAPFVRLADRYALAFIPLTVLLAAFAWWASGDVQRVLAVLVVATPCPLILAVPIAILSGISRAARRNILVRDGEVLEALAGVRQVFLDKTGTLTSGQARLQSIELKGEGMPLQVLQWAASLAQASTHPIAQAVVHAARARDLALTAPEQVEESPGQGLAGQVQGRAVRLGTLAYVQGAEDHDRWVQARLRQLDYLASSGSFVAIDGELKAMLRLADDVRQETPQTLRLLRSRGIDKIVMLTGDRAQTAETIALRAGIDELRSGLSPEDKTRLVREGCRERPTLMVGDGINDAPALAAADVGVAMGAAGVTASAQAAGVVLLVDRLGRLVEALDIARNAVHIARQGVWVGMSLSMLAMLIAAAGYLPAVMGAVLQEGIDLLIILNALRALGPWGGDGRNGLASGDLDRLQDEHRQLQSLLTDLSQMARDFSSRPVLQARTDLAALIAALHDVLERHERDDERRLYPLLSRYIGGEDPLAAMSHTHREIFRLIHLLARMSGDFAQAAATPSAEEIQHQLIRLDTLVKLHFEQEDALYRHLDRR
- the groL gene encoding chaperonin GroEL (60 kDa chaperone family; promotes refolding of misfolded polypeptides especially under stressful conditions; forms two stacked rings of heptamers to form a barrel-shaped 14mer; ends can be capped by GroES; misfolded proteins enter the barrel where they are refolded when GroES binds), which gives rise to MPHSKILFRSAAREKILSGATQLADAVRVTLGPKSKSVLMQNSWGRPTVCNDGVSIAKRVDLQDPEENLGAQMLRQAAERTGEAVGDGTSTATVLAHAILADGVRNVVAGASAIDLKRGLDKGLALVMAALLAQSRAVSTLKEKAQVATLSAHNDPLIGQLVADALEKVGVEGVVSVEESKTTETVVDIMDGMRFDRGYVSPYFVTDTEKMQVELTDACVLLCDHKIGALADLLPLLEQVAKSGQPLVVIAEDIDGEALTTLVVNQIRGVLRAVAVKAPGFGERRKEMLQDIAVLTGATVVSAELGVNLEHLQLSQLGQVHRAVVLKDSTALIGGKGTQQAVAARVSQIRAQIDASSSDYDREKLQERLARLAGGVAVIRVGAPSEAEMKARKDALDDALSATRAAIAEGIVPGAGLALLKAVPALLAEEAGSEGDTRTGLQILRRALEAPARMIAENSAVDAGVVVARMLAETGSIGFDAAANAYVDLYEAGIIDPTKVVRIALENAVSVASILLLTEATMTDIPEKNTPSMQPPLPE
- a CDS encoding universal stress protein, which produces MSHYQRLLLVMRPLLRQSGALEQAAALARSSSASLHIVALLESLDKLRLLETGDHQAARQAYLATQHQQLENQVSALRASGVQVTTEVAWSSDVQDDILAHVQEMQPDLLLKQVEHEPVLKRAFFTPLDWQLLRHCPTPVYLLGAARPALPRQVVAAVDVADTSDEGLARNDGIVRQASALALQTGAQLDLLHACDLSMAYMGDMGYSAWAIGDIAGPLRQALEDDFRALAERFGAPPERRHFVLGRPVAVLGEYAESQAVDVIVMGRPLARGLDRLFGSTTEHVLYQVPCNILVV
- a CDS encoding ribose-phosphate diphosphokinase, with the translated sequence MNHIPPLLFALQGSEGYGSAVAQRLGCRLSAHEERDYEDGEHKCWPSEAVAGRSVIVVHSLYGDTRHSAHDKLCRLLFFCAAIKDAGAIQVTALTPYLCYGRKDRKVEFQDSTITRHVARLMESCGIDRVLALDVHNPSAFDNAYRIPAWNLSCVQLFAQRIAPLLAEQPVTVVSPDIGGVKRAEHFRQALAQLLGRPVSTALMEKHRQHEALSGDYLVGDVTASTVVIFDDMISTGQTLLHAAQACRQAGATRLLAAATHGLFTAAAQLFDSSMFERILVSDSIEPFRLPAHCRQALVIVDTSALIATHLAHGLGPAA